Within the Burkholderia ubonensis genome, the region GAGGTCGGGCCGGCGCAGGTAGTGCTGGCGGTCCGGCGCCGCGCTCTGCACGCCGAGCGTCGGCAGCCCGGCATCCTCGATCTCGCGCCGCAGCGTGTCGGCGTCGAGCGGCTGGTGCACCGCGTCGCGCGCCTGCGCGTGCGACAGGTTGAACGCGAGCAGCGGCGCGGTCGGCAGGCTGTTGCCCGCGCGGCCGAGCGCGATCCGCGCGTTCGTGAACGACTTCAGCTGCCCCCACGGGTTCTTTTCGACGGCGTCGCTCATGCTGAAAGCCCCATCCAGTCGTTCGCGCCCGCGAGCAGCGGCACGCGCGCCGACGCGGCGCGCAGCGCGCCGTGCGCGTCGGCGATCTCCATCGTCTCCAGCCATTCCTCGAACTCGGGCGCGCGGCGCAGGCCGAGCACCTCGCGCACGTACAGCTGGTCGTGGAACGACGTGCTCTGGTAGTTCAGCATCACGTCGTCCGCGCCCGGAATCCCCATGATGAAGTTGATGCCGGCCGCACCCAGCAGCGTCAGCAGCGTGTCCATGTCGTCCTGGTCCGCTTCCGCGTGGTTCGTGTAGCAGATGTCGCAGCCCATCGGCACGCCGAGCAGCTTGCCGCAGAAATGATCCTCGAGCCCCGCGCGGATGATCTGCTTGCCGTCGTACAGGTATTCCGGCCCGATGAAGCCGACCACCGTGTTCACGAGGAACGGCTCGAACTTGCGCGCGACCGCATAGGCGCGCACCTCGCAGGTCTGCTGGTCGACGCCGTGGTGCGCGTTCGCGGACAGCGCGCTGCCCTGCCCCGTCTCGAAGTACATGAGATTGTTGCCGACCGTGCCGCGCTGGAGCGACAGCGCCGCGTCGCGCGCCTCGCCGAGCAGCGCGAGCGAGATGCCGAAGCTCGCGTTCGCCTTCTCGGTGCCCGCGATCGACTGGAACACCAGATCGACCGGCGCGCCCTTCTCGATCGCCGCGATCGTGTTGGTCACGTGCGTGAGCACGCACGACTGGGTCGGCACGCGGTAGCGCTCGCGGAAGCCGTCGATCATCGCGAGCAGCTTCACGATCGCGGCGAGGCTGTCGGTGGCCGGGTTGATGCCGATCATCGCGTCACCGCAGCCGTACATCAGCCCGTCGAGCATCGACGCGGCGATCCCCTTCACGTCGTCGGTCGGGTGGTTCGGCTGCAGCCGCACCGACATCCGGCCCGGCAGCCCGACCGTGTTGCGAAAGCGCGTGACGACGCGGCGCTTCCTCGCCGCCGCGATCAGGTCCTGGTTGCGCATCAGCTTCGACACGGCCGCGACCATCTCCGGCGTGAGGCCCGGCGCGATCCGTTCGAGCGCCGCGCCGTCGGCCGCCGGCGACAGCAGCCAGTTGCGGAAGTCGCCGACCGTCAGGTGCGAGACTTCCGCGAACGCGGCCGCATCGTGATCGTCGACGATCAGGCGCGTGACCTCGTCGTCTTCGTAGGGAATCAGCGCTTCGCTCAGGAACGCCTTGAGCGGCACGCCCGCGAGCGCGATCTTCGCGGCGACGCGCTCCTCCTCGCTCGCCGCCGCGACGCCGGCGAGCTGGTCGCCGGAACGCAGCGGGCTCGCCTTCGCGAGCAGCGTCTTCAGGTCCGCGAAGCGGTAGGTGCGCGAACCGATCGTCTCCGTGTAGGACATCGTGCGAGTCTCCTTGCCAAAAGCCGACGGCGCGCCCTTGCCGCGGGCGCGCCGGATGCCGTGTCAACGGCCCATCACCTTCATTCCTCCAGCAGCGCGTCGCCCGGCGCGCTCGCGCGCTGCGCGCGGGTCGCGAGGAAGTACGCGTAGCCGAGCGCGAGGAACGCGACGAACACCATCGCGACGAGCCCGTTGAAATACACCATCGTCGCGAGGCAGATCAGCGCGGCGACGATCGCGAACGCCGGGAACAACGGATACAGCGGCGCGCGGAACGGCCGCGCCATGCCCGGATGCGTGCGGCGCAGCTTGAACAGCGCGGCCATGCTGACGATATACATCACGATCGCGCCGAACACCGACATCGTGACGATGTTCGCGGTCAGCGTCTGGCCGCCGAACTGGATCAGCTCGTCGCTGTAGATCGCCGCGATGCCGACCACGCCGCCCGCGAGGATCGCGCGATGCGGGGTCCTGAAGCGCGGATGCACCTTGCCGAGCCACTCCGGCAGGTAGCCTTCGCGGGCCAGCGCGAAGATCTGGCGCGAGTAGCCGAGGATGATCCCGTGGAACGACGCGACCAGGCCGAACAGGCCGAGCCACACGAGCATGTGCATCCAGCCGCTGTTCTCGCCGACGATGTATTTCATCGCCTGCGGCAGCGGGTCGTTGATGTTCGCGAGCTTGGTCCAGTCGCCCGCGCCGCCCGCGAACACCATCACGCCGATCGCGAGAACGACGAGCGTCAGGATGCCGGCCACGTACGCGATCGGGATCGAGCGCTTCGGGTTCTTCGCTTCCTCGGCCGCCATCGCGACGCCTTCGATCGCGAGGAAGAACCAGATCGCGAACGGGATCGCCGCGAACATCCCGTGGAACGAGCCGACGCTGAAGTGATCGGCGCCAGCCCAGCCGCCCTTCATGAAGTTGCTCCACGCGAAGCCCGGCGACACGACGCCCATGAACACCAGCAGCTCGAAGATCGCGAGCAGCGTGACGACGAGCTCGAAGGTCGCGGCGATCTGCACGCCGACGATGTTCAGCGCCATGAACACGAGATACGCGCCCATCGCCGCATGCTTCGGCTCGAGCCCCGGGAACTGCACGTGCAGGTACGCGCCGATCGCGAGCGCGATCGCGGGTGGCGCGAACACGAACTCGACGAGCGTCGCCGCGCCCGCCAGGTAGCCGCCCGTCGGGCCGAACGCGCGGCGCGCATACGCGAACGGGCCGCCCGCATGCGGAATCGACGTGGTCAGCTCGGTGAAGCTGAAGATGAAGGTGGTGTACATCGCCGCGACGAACAGCGCGGTGACCACGAAGCCCAGCGTGCCCGCGCTCGCCCAGCCGTAACTCCAGCCGAAATACTCGCCGGAAATCACGAGGCCGACCGCGATGCCCCACAACTGCCAGGTCCCGAGCGTCTGCTGCAGCGCGGGCTGGCCGGACGACTTGCCGCCGGCGGCGGGCCGGCCATTCGACTCTGCTTTCATCGGTTTCTCCTCAAGGGCGCCAGACCGCGTGTCCGTCCGGCGGCGCGCCGCGAGGGCGCGTCCGCCGGGCTGGTCTGCACGACTGAGAATCGATGCTAGTGAGTCATTAATCGACGTGTTATCGAAATTCGGCAAAGGTCCGCGCGGCCGTTTCCGTAAGCAAAACGTCAGCGCGGCCCGCCGCTTGCTTGCCGCTCATTCGCCCCTTACTCGCCGCCGCGCTGATTGAACCAGCGATCGAGCAGCTTGCCGGCCGCGTCGCGTCCGCCGAGGCCGAACGACAGCGCAACGGCCACCGCGATCGCGCCGAGCACGAGGCCGAACGCGAGCTGCACGATCTCGTTCGCGATGCCCATCGCGCGCAGCCCCATCGCGAACACGAGGCCGAGGATCGCGAATTGCGCGATGCGCGCGAACAGCACGCTGTGCTGCGTGTCCGCCTGCTGGATCACGCGGCGCGCGAGGCCCGCGAGCCAGAAGCCGATCACGAGGATCACGCCGCCCATCAGCACGTGGCCGCCGAACTCGATGAACAGCGTGACCACGTCGCGCACCTGCGAGAAGCCGAGCCGGTTCGACGCCTCGACCGCGGCGAACAGCATCGCGAAGAACACGATCAGCCGCGCGGCCAGCACCGACGGCTGCAGCATGCCCGAGAACACCGGCTCGACGCCGAGCACCTTCGGCAGGCCGTCGACGCCCGCCGCGACCAGCAGCTTCTGCGCGAGCGCGGCGACGAAGCGCGCGAAGTAGAACGTGACGAGCACGATCACGAGTGCCGCGACGATGTCCGGCACCGCGGCGAGGAACTGGTTCAGCATGTTGGTCGCGGGGCCGGAGATCACGTCGATCTTCAGCGCGTCGAGCGCGGAGATCAGCGTCGGCACGAACACGAACACGTAGACGACCGTGCCGACGAAGCTCGACACGCGCACCGGCGTCGGGCTGTCGAGGCGCTCGGTGAGCTTGTCGGCGCCCGCCGCGATCAGCAGGTTCGTGACGAGCCCGCGCAGCACGCGCGCGACGATCCAGCCGACGGTGCCGATCACGGCCGCCGCGAACAGGTTCGGCACGATCGCGAGCAGCTTGTCGACCATCCCCTGCACCGGCGACAGCAGGCCCGACAGCGCGAACGCGGACAGGATCGCCGGCAGGAACATCAGGATCACGAGCCAGAACAGCACGTCGCCGAGATAGCCGCTCATCGGCTGCATGCCGGCGCTTTCGGTCAGCTTGTCGTCGACCTTGCACGCTTTCAGCGCGCGGTTCGCGAGGCTGCGCAACAGCGACGCGATCAGCCACGCGATCAGCGCGAGCGCCGCGCCGCCGATCAGGTTCGGCAGGTAGTCGACGATGTGGGTGACGAGCAGCGAGAACGGATTGGACACCGCGTACAGGTTGAGCACGTTGAAGATGCCCACCGCGGTGACGAGCAGCACGAGCCAGAACAGGCCGCCGGCGACGATGCGCTCGACGTACGCGCCCTGGCCGGTGCTTTCGGCGATCCGCTGGTCGACCTTCAGCGCACCGAGCAGCCGCAGCGTGCCGGCCCGCGCCGCGACGGCGATCAGCCAGCCGATCACCAGGATGCCGATCGCGCCGGCGATCTTGGGCAGGTAGCCGCCCAGCGTGGTCTGCAGCGTTGTGATGAAGCTGGATGCATCCATTTCTTCTCTCCCGAAAACGTGGCGTTGCGATTGAACATCGACGAACTACCTGCGTACTTCGAAAACCGTGCGTTACCGTCCGGCGAACTTACCCGAGAAAAATGACGCGTTGATCCGATTTCACCGTCTTTAACTTTAGTCGGTGATCGGAGGGGTGAACCCCGATTCGGACAAATTAAAAGGGGGCGATTCGGGGGCGGACGATGGCTGGGAGAGGGGGCTGGCGATGACGTGGGGCGAACGCGGGTCCGGGGTATCGGGATGTCTGGGCCGGGAGGGAAGCCGGTCGATGCGGTCGCGGAGGGGTGCGGGGGTGGGTCTGCCGGTCTGCCGGTCTGCCGGTCTGCCGGTCTGCCGGTCTGTCGGTCTGTCGGTCTGTCGGTCTGTCGGTCTGTCGGTCTGTCGGTCTGTCGGTCTGTCGGTCTGTCGGTCTGTCGGTCTGTCGGTCTGTCGGTCTGTCGGTCTGTCGGTCTGTCGGTCTGTCGGTCTGTCGGTCTGCCGGTCTGCCGGTCTGCCGGTCTGCCGGTCTGCCGGCAACGATACCCGTGCTTGCGCGTCTAGCCGGCCTGCGTCCCGCAGTTCGGACAAAAGCGCGCGTCGGCGGCGAGTGCTGCCTGGCAACGGCCGCACGCGCGGCCACGCTGCGATACGCCGCACTGCGCGCAAAATCGCGCGGCCGGCGCGTTGAGCGCACCGCAGCCCGCGCATACGAGTTGGCGCAACGACAAGTCGGCGCCGGGCACGCCCCGGCCGCCGGTCGGCGGCTGCCGGCCCCAGTCATGGCGATCGCGATCGCGGCCGTGCGCGTCGTGCGCGTCGTACAGTTCGCGGCCTCGCTCGCCGTGATGGCCGCCGCCATGGCCGCTCTGCGGTCCGCTGCCGTGCCCGCCGCCGTGTGAGCCGTGTGAGCCGTGTGAGCCGTGTGAGCCGTGTGAGCCGTGTGAGCCGTGTGAGCCGTGTGAGCCGCCGTGCCCGCCCCCGTGCCGACCACCCCACCCGCCAAACACCCGTTTCAGCAACCCCATCGCCCGCTCCTCAGCGCTGCGTGCGCGCGCCGTCGAACACACCGGCCTTCGACAGCAGCCGCAAGCCGTTGCCGACGACGATCAGGCTCGCGCCCGCGTCGGCGAACACCGCCATCCACATCGTGCCGAGCCCCGCGACGGTCAGGCCGAGGAACACGAGCTTCACGCCGAGCGCGAAACCGATGTTCTGCACCAGCACGCGATGCGTCGCGCGCGACAGCCGCACGAACGCGGGAATCTTGCGCAGGTCGTCGTCCATCAGCGCGACGTCGGCGGTCTCGATCGCGGCATCGGTGCCCATCGCGCCCATCGCGAAGCCGATGTCGGCGCGCGCGAGCGCCGGCGCGTCGTTGATCCCGTCGCCGACCATCCCGACCGCGCCCGCACCGCTCGTGGCGAGCTCCTCGACCGCCGCGAGCTTGTCCTCGGGCAGCTGGTTGCCGCGCGCGTCGTCGATGCCGGCCTGCCGTGCGATCGCCTGCGCGGTGTGCGGGTTGTCGCCCGTCAGCATCGCGGTGCGGATGCCGAGCGCATGCAGCTCGGCGATCGCCGCGCGGCTCGTCTCCTTGATCGTGTCGGCGACCGCGAACACGCCGAGCACGCGGGTCTCGTCGATCAGCATCACGACGCTCTTGCCCTCGCGCTCCAGCGCGTCGAGCTGCGCTTCCAGCGACGGCGAGCAGCGCGCCAGCTCCTCGACGAGCCGGTGGTTGCCGAGCCAGTAGCGCGCGCCGTCGATCGCGCCGCGCACGCCGCGCCCGACGAGCGCTTCGAAGTCCTGCACGTCGGCGAACGGCGCGGCATCCTCTGCCTCTGCGCGGGCCGCCGCCGCGATCGCCTGCGACACCGGATGATCCGACCGCGCGGCGAGGCTCGCGGCGAGGTGCCGCACGCGTGCGGCGTCGACGTCGGCCGCGCGCAGCACGAAATCGGTCTGCACCGGCTTGCCGTGCGTGATCGTGCCGGTCTTGTCGAGCGCGAGCCACCCGAGCTCGCGCCCCTCTTCCAGGTAGACGCCGCCCTTCACGAGAATCCCGCGCCGCGCCGCGGCGGCGAGGCCCGACACGATCGTCACCGGCGTCGAGATCACGAGCGCGCACGGGCACGCGATCACCAGCAGCACCAGCGCGCGGTAGATCCATTCGTGCCATGCGCCGCCCGCGACGAGCGGCGGCGCCACGGCGACCAGCAGCGCGATCGCGAACACGATCGGCGTGTAGACGCGCGCGAACTGGTCGACGAAGCGCTGCGTCGGCGCCTTCGCGCCCTGCGCCTCCTCGACCGCGTGGATGATCCGCGCGAGCGTCGTGTTCGACGCGACCGCGGTCACCCGGTACTCGAACGAGCCGGATTCGTTGATCGTGCCGGCGAACACGGTATCGCCGGCCGTCTTCTCGACGGGCAGGCTCTCGCCGGTGATCGGCGCCTGGTTCACGGTCGAGCGGCCGTCGACGACTTCGCCGTCCAGGCCGATCCGCTCGCCCGGCTTCACGCGCACGATCGCGCCGAGCGCGACCTGCGCGGCCTCGACGGTGCGCCACGAACCGTCGGCGTCGCGCACCGTCGCCGTATCCGGCGCGAGCCGCATCAGCCCCTGGATCGCGTTGCGCGCGCGGTCGAGCGACTTCGCCTCGATCAGTTCGGCGATCGTGAACAGCACCATCACCATCGCGGCTTCCGGCCATTGGCCTATCGCCATCGCGCCCGTCACCGCGATGCTCATCAGCGCGTTGATGTTCAGGTTGCCGTTGCGCAGCGCGATCCAGCCCTTCTTGTAGGTGGTGATCCCGCACGCGAGCACCGCGCCGAGCGCGAGCACCGCCGCGAGCCACGACGGCAGGCCGGCCCAGCTCACGGCCTCCGACGCGATCGCGGCGACGCCGGCCAGCGCGAGCGGCCACCACGGCTTCGCCGGCTCGGCGCGCGCGCGCGACGGCGGCGCATCGGCGGACGCGGCCTCGGGCGTCATGCCGAGCGTGCGGATCGCGCCGGCGATCGCCGCCTGTGCGCCGGGCGCGTGCTCGACCGTCAGCATCCGCTGCATCAGGTTGAATTCGAGCGCCGACACCTCGCGCATCCCGCCGAGCTTCTTGCGGATCAGCGTCTCCTCGGTCGGGCAGTCCATCTGCATGATCCGGAACGCGGAACGCACGTCGCCGGACGCCGTGGCCTGCGACACGGGCAGCGGCGCGAGCGTCAGCGCGGCGGGCGCGCAGCAGTCGCCGGCCGCGTGGTCGTGGTCGTGGTCGTGGTCGTGGTCGTGGTCGTGGTCGTGGTCGTGAGCATGCTCGTGGGCGTGGCCCTGCGAACAAGCCGCCCCATGCACGTGCCCATCCCCCCGCGCCCCGCCCGCAGCAGCGACGCCGTGATCGTGCTGCGCGCCGTGCGCGCGCGAATCGGCGTGCTCATGACCATCGGCCTCCGGACGTACGCCGCGCGCCGCCGCATCGCCGTGTGCGTGCTCGCCGCCCGCCGGCGCCGCGTCGCCGGCGCAGCACGCCTGCGTGTCGCGCGCGTCGGCGCAGCAGGTCGCGGCGCCGTCGGCATGGCGGTGTCGTGGGTCGGGGGTACGCAGGGCGTCGGTCATCACCACCTCCTCAATAGCTCGACGGTGTAGAGTTAACACCTTGAAGCCACTACAAGGTCAACCCTTCGACAGGAGAAAAGTATGAAGATCGGCGAACTGGCCAAGGCGGCGCGCTGCACGCCCGAGACGATCCGCTTCTACGAGAAGGAGGGTCTGATGCCCGATGCGGAGCGCACCGACGCGAACTACCGGAACTACACGGAAACCCATGTCGAACGGCTGCGCTTCATCCGCAACTGCCGCGCGCTCGACATGGCGCACGACGAGATCCGCGCGCTGCTGCGCCTCACCGATACGCCCGGCGATCGCTGCGATTCGATCAATGCGCTGCTCGATGAACACATCGGGCACGTCGACGCGCGGCTGGCCGAACTGACGCATCTGCGCGACCAGCTGACCGAATTGCGCCGCCAATGCGTGGGCGAGCACTCGGTCGAGGACTGCGGGATCGTGCAGGGGCTCGCGACGATGGAGACGGTTGCGCCGGCCGCGAAACGCACGCACCTCGGCTGAAGCCCTTGTCGGATCTGATAGTTTACCCAATACTAGTCATGTCATGACTAGATATAGATGAACTACCCATGCCGGTCAGCCGCCCGTCACCGCTCGCCCTCGCCGTGCTGGCGACCCTCACCGAAACGCCGATGCATCCGTACGGGATGCTGCAGCAACTCAAATCGCGCGGCCACGACGAAGTCGTCAACGTGCGGCAGCGCACGAGCCTGTACCAGACGATCGACCGCCTGCTGCGCGACGGCCTGATCGCCGTGCACGACACCGAGCGCGACGGCGCGTTTCCGGAACGCACGCGCTACGAACTCACCGATGCCGGGCGCGCCGCCGGGGAGGCGTGGCTGCGCGCGCAGCTCGCGGAGCCCGCGCGCGAGTTTCCGGCGTTCGGCGCCGGGCTCGCGTTCCTGCCGCTGCTCGACGCCGACGACGCCCGTCAGCAGCTCGAGCGCCGCATCGCCGCGCTCGAAGCCGAACGCGCGCGCGTCGAATCGCTGCGCAACGCCGCGCAGGCCGACCAGGTGCCGCGCCTGTTCCTGCTGCATAACGAGCATGCGCTCGTGCTGCTCGACGCCGAGCTCGGCTGGGTGCGCAGCGTCGTCGACCACCTGCGGATCGGCGCGCTGCGCTGGGTCGACGGCTGATCGAACCCGGGCCGGCGCCGCGCCGCCCGTCAAAGCACCTTGCCGGGATTCAGGATGTGATGCGGATCGAGCGCGTCCTTCAGCCGGCGCATCAGGCCGATTTCCGCGTCGCTGCGCGTGCAGCCGAGATACGGACGCTTCAGCACGCCGATCCCGTGCTCGGCGGAAATCGAGCCGCCCATCGCCTGCACGACGTCATAGACGACCCGATCCAGTTCGTCGCCGGTCGCGGCGCCGTGCGCCGCG harbors:
- the eat gene encoding ethanolamine permease, whose translation is MKAESNGRPAAGGKSSGQPALQQTLGTWQLWGIAVGLVISGEYFGWSYGWASAGTLGFVVTALFVAAMYTTFIFSFTELTTSIPHAGGPFAYARRAFGPTGGYLAGAATLVEFVFAPPAIALAIGAYLHVQFPGLEPKHAAMGAYLVFMALNIVGVQIAATFELVVTLLAIFELLVFMGVVSPGFAWSNFMKGGWAGADHFSVGSFHGMFAAIPFAIWFFLAIEGVAMAAEEAKNPKRSIPIAYVAGILTLVVLAIGVMVFAGGAGDWTKLANINDPLPQAMKYIVGENSGWMHMLVWLGLFGLVASFHGIILGYSRQIFALAREGYLPEWLGKVHPRFRTPHRAILAGGVVGIAAIYSDELIQFGGQTLTANIVTMSVFGAIVMYIVSMAALFKLRRTHPGMARPFRAPLYPLFPAFAIVAALICLATMVYFNGLVAMVFVAFLALGYAYFLATRAQRASAPGDALLEE
- a CDS encoding heavy metal translocating P-type ATPase, whose protein sequence is MTDALRTPDPRHRHADGAATCCADARDTQACCAGDAAPAGGEHAHGDAAARGVRPEADGHEHADSRAHGAQHDHGVAAAGGARGDGHVHGAACSQGHAHEHAHDHDHDHDHDHDHDHDHAAGDCCAPAALTLAPLPVSQATASGDVRSAFRIMQMDCPTEETLIRKKLGGMREVSALEFNLMQRMLTVEHAPGAQAAIAGAIRTLGMTPEAASADAPPSRARAEPAKPWWPLALAGVAAIASEAVSWAGLPSWLAAVLALGAVLACGITTYKKGWIALRNGNLNINALMSIAVTGAMAIGQWPEAAMVMVLFTIAELIEAKSLDRARNAIQGLMRLAPDTATVRDADGSWRTVEAAQVALGAIVRVKPGERIGLDGEVVDGRSTVNQAPITGESLPVEKTAGDTVFAGTINESGSFEYRVTAVASNTTLARIIHAVEEAQGAKAPTQRFVDQFARVYTPIVFAIALLVAVAPPLVAGGAWHEWIYRALVLLVIACPCALVISTPVTIVSGLAAAARRGILVKGGVYLEEGRELGWLALDKTGTITHGKPVQTDFVLRAADVDAARVRHLAASLAARSDHPVSQAIAAAARAEAEDAAPFADVQDFEALVGRGVRGAIDGARYWLGNHRLVEELARCSPSLEAQLDALEREGKSVVMLIDETRVLGVFAVADTIKETSRAAIAELHALGIRTAMLTGDNPHTAQAIARQAGIDDARGNQLPEDKLAAVEELATSGAGAVGMVGDGINDAPALARADIGFAMGAMGTDAAIETADVALMDDDLRKIPAFVRLSRATHRVLVQNIGFALGVKLVFLGLTVAGLGTMWMAVFADAGASLIVVGNGLRLLSKAGVFDGARTQR
- a CDS encoding PadR family transcriptional regulator: MPVSRPSPLALAVLATLTETPMHPYGMLQQLKSRGHDEVVNVRQRTSLYQTIDRLLRDGLIAVHDTERDGAFPERTRYELTDAGRAAGEAWLRAQLAEPAREFPAFGAGLAFLPLLDADDARQQLERRIAALEAERARVESLRNAAQADQVPRLFLLHNEHALVLLDAELGWVRSVVDHLRIGALRWVDG
- the cadR gene encoding Cd(II)/Pb(II)-responsive transcriptional regulator, translating into MKIGELAKAARCTPETIRFYEKEGLMPDAERTDANYRNYTETHVERLRFIRNCRALDMAHDEIRALLRLTDTPGDRCDSINALLDEHIGHVDARLAELTHLRDQLTELRRQCVGEHSVEDCGIVQGLATMETVAPAAKRTHLG
- a CDS encoding mechanosensitive ion channel, yielding MDASSFITTLQTTLGGYLPKIAGAIGILVIGWLIAVAARAGTLRLLGALKVDQRIAESTGQGAYVERIVAGGLFWLVLLVTAVGIFNVLNLYAVSNPFSLLVTHIVDYLPNLIGGAALALIAWLIASLLRSLANRALKACKVDDKLTESAGMQPMSGYLGDVLFWLVILMFLPAILSAFALSGLLSPVQGMVDKLLAIVPNLFAAAVIGTVGWIVARVLRGLVTNLLIAAGADKLTERLDSPTPVRVSSFVGTVVYVFVFVPTLISALDALKIDVISGPATNMLNQFLAAVPDIVAALVIVLVTFYFARFVAALAQKLLVAAGVDGLPKVLGVEPVFSGMLQPSVLAARLIVFFAMLFAAVEASNRLGFSQVRDVVTLFIEFGGHVLMGGVILVIGFWLAGLARRVIQQADTQHSVLFARIAQFAILGLVFAMGLRAMGIANEIVQLAFGLVLGAIAVAVALSFGLGGRDAAGKLLDRWFNQRGGE
- a CDS encoding ethanolamine ammonia-lyase subunit EutB gives rise to the protein MSYTETIGSRTYRFADLKTLLAKASPLRSGDQLAGVAAASEEERVAAKIALAGVPLKAFLSEALIPYEDDEVTRLIVDDHDAAAFAEVSHLTVGDFRNWLLSPAADGAALERIAPGLTPEMVAAVSKLMRNQDLIAAARKRRVVTRFRNTVGLPGRMSVRLQPNHPTDDVKGIAASMLDGLMYGCGDAMIGINPATDSLAAIVKLLAMIDGFRERYRVPTQSCVLTHVTNTIAAIEKGAPVDLVFQSIAGTEKANASFGISLALLGEARDAALSLQRGTVGNNLMYFETGQGSALSANAHHGVDQQTCEVRAYAVARKFEPFLVNTVVGFIGPEYLYDGKQIIRAGLEDHFCGKLLGVPMGCDICYTNHAEADQDDMDTLLTLLGAAGINFIMGIPGADDVMLNYQSTSFHDQLYVREVLGLRRAPEFEEWLETMEIADAHGALRAASARVPLLAGANDWMGLSA
- a CDS encoding zinc ribbon domain-containing protein, giving the protein MGLLKRVFGGWGGRHGGGHGGSHGSHGSHGSHGSHGSHGSHGSHGGGHGSGPQSGHGGGHHGERGRELYDAHDAHGRDRDRHDWGRQPPTGGRGVPGADLSLRQLVCAGCGALNAPAARFCAQCGVSQRGRACGRCQAALAADARFCPNCGTQAG